Genomic window (Clarias gariepinus isolate MV-2021 ecotype Netherlands chromosome 4, CGAR_prim_01v2, whole genome shotgun sequence):
AAACAATTTAATTCACACAGTAAATCATTAAAGAATGTGTTGTTGTAGTGTTTCCAATATATTACAAATTAAAAGTGACTTTACatatgacttgtttttttattgccaaTTCTAATAATGTCCTTAATATCTTTTTTTAGATTGCCTTTGTATATTTTCCGCAAGGGGTCGTCACACCAATTATTAACTTAAATAGCTATATTGATTCACACTCACTTGCGGATCTCCTCAGTGTCCTTGCCCAGGCATTTCTTGAGCTTACaagttaaataaatgcattatatatatatatatatatatatatatatatatatatatatatatatattatgtatgttTAAAGATATTCTTGCTCTACAGCAGTTATCTATATAtgtctaagacttttgcacagtactgtttgTTGTGGGTGTCAGACCAAAGATTTCCACAGGTTGTTTGCATGTTATATTCATGTTCATTGTCATTGATTAGTTAATTAGTTCACATCATCATGCAGTTGTGAGCAGGGGTGCTACAGAGAGAAAACACCAAAGACCAATatgttttttccattatttgtttttattgcaaACATGTTCAAAAATAGCAGACAGACAATTGTATCATTGAAACGGGTGGACAATATTTCATGAGGTTTGGTTGTACTATGAAGAAATTGTGTAAATCTGCCGTGTTCATAAAATGCCTATATGCTATGTAATAGATTTCAGAAACATGACTAACCAAGGTAATTAAACTACTGCACTTTAAAAAGTGTTAATGAGTGGATTAATACTGAAAAAGCCCACATGGTAATTAACAAACAGTGCCCCATGTTTCAGTAAAAAACCAAGTCCAGTTCTTTCCCTTTCTTGTTTTCCTGTCAAAAAGTGAAAACTATAAAGCATCAGTAACAAACATTTATAGACTAATTTTGCGTTTACTCTTTAACTTGCAGTGTTTGGTACAAAGTGTTATAATTGGTAGTTTTACAGTGCGACAGGGAGAGCAGCTGAGGCCTCTCTGATCTTTTCCATGACAGTCTGGAGCTGTTCACGGATCTTCTCACTGTGGGGATTCAGGAGAGTGAGGAGCTCCTCAAGGCGGCCCGCAAGGGAAGTACGAAGCTGGTCGGCGGTCTGCTCCAGCTGCTCCCTCAGCACTTTGGCCTGTGCCTCCAGCTGCTGGCTCATGTCCTGAGTCTGGTCCTGTAGAATCTCAGTGAGGGTGGCCAACTTCTGGCTgacatcctcctggacctgctTTGCATAAGGCTCGAAGTGGGTCCTTGCGGTGTCAGCATTCTGCATGGCACGGGATTGCAGCTCACCCAGGTAAGTGGACAGAGTGCTGAAAGAGATGCACAACAAAAATGTTAAGTCTTTCAGCTATCCATTTAGTTTGGACTTAAATTGCTTTTAACATGTCTTGAAGGTAATTTAGGGCCAGTTACCATGACTTACTAGACATTTAAATCATCAATGAACATATGATAGTCCATCAAGCACTAGTTACTATAAATATTCCATTTGctagaatttttattttgcctGCTATAAGAACTACTTCAAGCTCCTGATTCACACTCACTTGCGGATCTCGTCAGTGTCCTTGCCCAGACGTTTCTTGAGCTTACGAGTGTAAGTGTTGATACGGTTCTTGACATCATCTACATTTTGCCCCATCATGGTTTTCAGCTCCTGTAGGTACTGGGTGGAGCGCTCCTTGGCATCGATCATGTCAGTCTGCAGCTTACTGGTCAGCAGATCCAGATCTTGCTTCAGCTGACTAGAGGCATCCGTAGCATAGGGAGCCAGTTTGGTCTCAATGTCCCCCCTGTACATGTTCAGCTCAGCCATGGTTTTAGTGATGAGGGTACTAAAGTTGATCGGAGGAAGAGAACCATGATAAAGGAGATCAGAGACAATGAAATAGTTGTGGAGAACATTGCAGAAATTCTGTAGGAGCTCTTATTTTTACTCGTTACTGATGCTTTTACAAATGGAGATATGCGGAATTCCGATAATGAGATATGAGAAGAATAATGGGGTACAAAACTTCTATACATTCATGGTTCTTAGTGTTGACTTACTCAAGATCGCTGCCTAGCTTTATGTTCTCCACCATACTATCAGCATGAGTGTTAAGCTCTGAGATGAACTGCCAAAAGCGTTCCACTGACTCTTCCCATCTGGCCAGAGGCTGATCAGCCTGAGGCAGAACGCGAGCATGGCAtcctaaaaaacaaagaagcatTGTCAGTTCCAATGCATGTAAGACGAAAAAAATCTAGCACAGCTAAAGAAACTCATGTAAACGTTTATCAATTCACTTAGTGCTTTACAACATAAAGTATAGTGCATATTAATGTTGCATGcattaaaaatagtttaataGTTAGCTATTAAAAGATAATAGCTAAACTAAGGAttccaaatatttatttctacCTACCAGCAATCAGAGCCAGAGCAAGTACCACTGCAGCAGCCCTCATGTTGACAGTCAGACAAGAACACCTGGAGATAGAATGTAAAATCATAATTGGTGAGCTGATCACCGTCAAAACATTcattaacttttaaaacaaacacaaaacatcagGCGCATAATTTGTAATACTATAACATGCACATCCACTTTTCTTATCTATATATTAGTTATATCGAGCATTAAAAGATACCATAAGCTGATGcatagcaaataaaaaacaaaagtaaacgTGCATGTAATTATTAAGGGCATTGTCCAGTTGTTCTTGTCGCTCACCTGAGTAAGTCTGCGTCGCTCTGTGTTGTGAGCGCGGTAGGTGCGCGCGCTTTTATACCCTGCAGGCTGCGCTCACAACAGCGCTGATCACGAGACTCTCTCTTCCCTTTGTTCGGGTCTGGATCCAGTCAGAATCACGCACCCGCTGAAAACACGTTGCGcaagttctttttctttttttttcctcttcagaTCTCTTTGCGCACGTCATGAGATTTTTTTATGtccctgcatgtttttttctttaatacaaCCTATTAAACTATtgctaaagcattaaaaaaactttttattgtattttggtATCTAATACTCTCACATTAAGTGCACACTCataacacaccgacatccctgttatacatctttttttttacttttttaaaattaggtttttacttttttt
Coding sequences:
- the apoeb gene encoding apolipoprotein Eb; translated protein: MRAAAVVLALALIAGCHARVLPQADQPLARWEESVERFWQFISELNTHADSMVENIKLGSDLDTLITKTMAELNMYRGDIETKLAPYATDASSQLKQDLDLLTSKLQTDMIDAKERSTQYLQELKTMMGQNVDDVKNRINTYTRKLKKRLGKDTDEIRNTLSTYLGELQSRAMQNADTARTHFEPYAKQVQEDVSQKLATLTEILQDQTQDMSQQLEAQAKVLREQLEQTADQLRTSLAGRLEELLTLLNPHSEKIREQLQTVMEKIREASAALPVAL